A part of Hippea maritima DSM 10411 genomic DNA contains:
- the miaB gene encoding tRNA (N6-isopentenyl adenosine(37)-C2)-methylthiotransferase MiaB yields the protein MNFYIKTFGCQMNERDSEKVIGILTQNGWKMTDDIKSANLVIVNSCAVREKAENKIYSEIGRLRFKNKNATVVAMGCVAQINYEKLSRVADIVVGTNTIDEFYKIAKTPQKGAFIKERMDNPDYIFPHVEGVSAFVDIMYGCNNFCTYCIVPYTRGREISRKKEAIIEEIKRLTDKGTKEVMLLGQNVNSYGKGLEYNFVDLLYEVNKIDGLKRIRFTTSHPKDFSKELIDAMRDLDKVCEHIHLPLQSGSNKILKLMRRGYTKEDYLEKVMLFKETIPQGSITTDIIVGFPQETEEDFLETIDVLKTVEYDTSFSFKYSKRPLTKASQMKGQIDEKTKLKRLNYLQELQAQITQKKLKNYEGKIVEVLVEGKAKKEGMLSGRNRQNIVVNFNFRDNIKAGDCLRVKIIKALKHSLVGELI from the coding sequence ATGAATTTCTATATAAAAACATTTGGCTGTCAGATGAACGAAAGGGACTCAGAAAAGGTTATAGGCATCCTTACACAAAACGGCTGGAAAATGACAGATGATATAAAATCGGCAAACCTTGTAATTGTAAATTCCTGCGCCGTTAGAGAAAAGGCCGAAAACAAAATATATAGTGAGATAGGAAGATTGAGGTTTAAAAACAAAAATGCAACCGTTGTGGCTATGGGTTGTGTTGCCCAGATAAACTACGAAAAACTAAGTAGAGTAGCCGACATAGTAGTAGGAACAAACACGATAGATGAGTTCTATAAGATTGCAAAAACCCCCCAAAAAGGCGCATTTATAAAAGAAAGAATGGATAACCCAGATTATATCTTCCCTCATGTTGAAGGTGTAAGTGCATTTGTTGATATAATGTACGGCTGCAACAACTTTTGCACCTATTGCATAGTTCCTTACACCAGGGGAAGGGAGATATCAAGAAAAAAAGAGGCAATAATTGAGGAAATAAAAAGATTAACAGATAAAGGTACAAAAGAGGTAATGCTACTTGGACAGAATGTAAATTCATACGGTAAAGGTTTAGAATATAACTTTGTAGATCTACTATATGAGGTAAACAAAATAGATGGATTGAAGCGCATTAGATTTACAACATCACACCCAAAGGACTTCTCCAAAGAATTAATTGATGCTATGCGTGATTTGGATAAGGTGTGTGAGCATATTCACCTGCCGCTTCAGTCCGGTTCAAATAAGATACTTAAGCTGATGAGACGAGGCTATACAAAAGAAGATTACCTAGAAAAGGTCATGCTATTCAAAGAGACCATACCGCAAGGCTCAATAACCACAGATATAATTGTAGGGTTCCCACAAGAAACCGAAGAGGATTTTTTAGAAACTATAGATGTGCTAAAAACGGTAGAATACGATACATCGTTTTCATTTAAATACTCAAAAAGACCTCTAACCAAAGCCAGCCAAATGAAAGGGCAGATAGATGAGAAAACCAAACTAAAAAGACTCAATTACCTTCAAGAGTTGCAGGCTCAAATCACACAAAAGAAACTGAAAAACTACGAAGGCAAAATTGTCGAGGTATTAGTTGAAGGTAAAGCCAAAAAAGAGGGAATGCTTTCTGGCAGAAATAGGCAAAACATAGTTGTCAATTTTAACTTTAGGGATAATATTAAAGCAGGTGATTGCTTGAGGGTTAAGAT